A window of the Haloplasma contractile SSD-17B genome harbors these coding sequences:
- a CDS encoding alpha/beta hydrolase, which produces MNINKLKEYISVPFLIANVIKSNFIGKRKFDANTYYYGDHKHQNIILIKPKQLNQKKKTIFFCHGGGWRHGNSKAFRFVGYYFASMGYTTIVADYRKLPKSTYPIQVEDTANALRTGIEKVREQGLNDEVILVGHSAGAQLVALLGYSDLLKKVKFDKSLIKGVISISGPLNFSECKNNYINKVISSFVVNDCNKQKADPFRYINENARIPVLCIHGDCDPSVELASQESFVNRINQIENGLGKIFIIRGGLHSNLAKLFFRKMKEHEYMIEWIKSRDRLN; this is translated from the coding sequence ATGAACATTAATAAATTAAAGGAATATATCTCGGTACCATTTTTAATTGCAAATGTTATAAAATCCAATTTTATAGGTAAAAGAAAGTTTGATGCAAATACCTATTATTATGGAGACCATAAACACCAGAACATCATATTAATTAAACCAAAACAGCTTAATCAAAAAAAGAAGACAATCTTTTTTTGTCACGGTGGAGGATGGAGGCATGGTAATTCAAAAGCATTCCGATTTGTCGGATATTACTTTGCTAGTATGGGATACACAACAATAGTCGCAGATTATCGAAAACTACCCAAAAGTACTTATCCTATACAAGTTGAAGATACAGCAAATGCATTGAGGACTGGAATTGAGAAAGTAAGAGAGCAAGGACTAAATGATGAAGTCATACTTGTAGGACATTCAGCAGGTGCACAATTAGTTGCATTACTTGGATATAGTGATTTATTGAAAAAAGTAAAGTTTGATAAGAGTTTAATTAAAGGAGTTATAAGTATTAGTGGACCATTAAATTTTAGTGAGTGTAAGAATAACTATATCAATAAGGTTATAAGTTCCTTTGTAGTTAACGATTGTAATAAACAGAAAGCTGATCCATTTAGGTATATAAATGAGAACGCACGTATTCCAGTATTATGTATACATGGTGACTGTGACCCTTCTGTAGAACTAGCGAGTCAAGAATCGTTTGTAAATCGAATAAATCAGATTGAAAATGGGTTAGGAAAAATTTTTATTATAAGAGGTGGATTGCACTCAAATCTGGCTAAGCTTTTCTTTAGAAAAATGAAAGAACACGAGTATATGATCGAATGGATAAAAAGTAGAGATAGACTTAATTAA
- a CDS encoding GH85 family endohexosaminidase C-terminal domain-containing protein encodes MFIFSPSLIYIEQLFIILTAIEGRKHIDLSWNSVNNATSYNIYQKTSTGTYQLIDTTSLTSLTVRHLKKSNETYYYTVTAVNQVFHRMKFL; translated from the coding sequence ATGTTCATTTTTTCTCCCTCTCTTATTTATATTGAGCAACTATTTATAATTCTAACTGCTATTGAAGGGCGTAAGCATATTGATTTATCATGGAACTCAGTAAATAATGCAACTAGCTATAATATCTATCAAAAAACATCAACAGGAACTTATCAACTTATAGACACAACGAGTTTAACATCATTAACTGTAAGACATTTAAAAAAATCAAATGAAACGTATTATTATACAGTAACTGCAGTAAACCAAGTCTTCCATCGAATGAAGTTTCTATAA